The Nostoc sp. PCC 7120 = FACHB-418 genome has a window encoding:
- a CDS encoding beta strand repeat-containing protein, translated as MNNLQYLGYIAFLGVLVSASTVSAQTPASTTAQVFTPRVGVRYTTEGAGYESFSSFEGFLPVLQIPGNSLTFLQGKLLLDNDSNLATNILLGHRIFSEEANRVIGGYISYSTRDTGKSNFDQLGLGFETLGVWDFRFNAYLPLNGSENQVEQANLPFFQGDSLMVQRSRFLEVAMSGVDAEVGTRLASLGSGDLRGYAGVYYYSGGESREAFGWKTRIEARPNDFLGFSLSLQNDDLFDTRLVFSIGANFPGSGARRGKPSKNSALTRMAQSVDNQATILVAVENRTDVFAAMVEPEEEGSTNSIDTPTNNTDNSEQLIIIHVAPGGTGNGTFESPYGSIAQALAVAKADNVIYVRSDENTVFPPFTIPNDVRVFSSSPVQVVNVKGLGIVTLPLSGSGIHPTITGTVNSGNGLITLGNNSVISGFNLQVAGNEGARGIQGINISNVIIDNNKISNPFGEGIYLENIAGTTIIHSNTINNVVGNAINLSQVSTTEITNNLINNITGTGILLTNVSDTSSITNNTISNTTGDGIQLSQVISPTITNNSITNSGNRGIFIENSTGTINISDNTLTDNNQEAIKLTEVTGTTTINQNTINGSNNSTGIDIANTTGDINLTIANNNLSENFNDIRVDLSTTTGTLQINNNIISNHGTAIDLQLVENTNLTNATINNNQITGTATSTTSQGIHLQAYDNAAIGDFEVSDNTISNMTNGDGTNFQLNGSSTATFNIAGNTISNIQDTDPGDFNFTEGINVEVFDNAKAEITVANNNISQVPVGNGIYMQFAGGDNAGSIDITDNTISQITTEGNGIDLQFFDNFDSNTNINTTVNIARNNISDIQGTGINAFNETPDNTIIVTVDQNTISNSSGDGINLNGVNNAQVINNNITNAGEQGIQVENANGTINVDSNTITDAQQESISLSEVTGTVSVSQNIVNGNNNHNGITITNIQGESNLLVNGNTLTENFNDIRVSLSNTTGTVEINNNIIENSGTAIDLQLGENTNLTNATINNNQITGTATSTTSQGINLQAYDNAAIGDFEVSDNTISNMTNGDGTNFQLNGSSTATFNIAGNTISNIQDTDPGDFNFTEGINVEVFDNAKAEITVANNNISQVPVGNGIYMQFAGGDNAGSIDITDNTISQITTEGNGIDLQFFDNFDSNTNINTTVNIARNNISDIQGTGINAFNKTPDNTIIVTVDQNTISNSFRDGINLNGVNNAQVINNNITNAGEQGIQVENANGTINVDSNTITDAQQESISLSEVTGTVSVSQNIANGNNNHNGIAIANTSSTTNLTVNSNQLTENFNDIRVSLSDTIGTLQINDNTISNNGTAMDVQLGANTNLTSVSLNNNQITGVDADITSSGINLQAFDNVVAGNVTAAGNTINTITNGDGMNFQLNGTSTATFQIATNIISNIRDTDAGDANFTDGINFEIFDAAGSTVELSNNVIDQIQGYGISITIFSSGSVNVTISNDNQITNTQDGEVFIAP; from the coding sequence ATGAATAATCTGCAATATTTAGGCTACATAGCTTTCTTAGGGGTGTTGGTTTCTGCTTCTACAGTATCTGCTCAAACACCCGCATCAACGACAGCACAAGTGTTTACACCCCGTGTGGGAGTACGCTACACCACTGAAGGTGCAGGATATGAATCTTTTAGTAGTTTTGAGGGATTTTTGCCTGTTTTGCAAATACCAGGAAATAGTCTAACTTTTCTACAGGGCAAACTTTTATTAGACAATGACTCAAATTTAGCTACCAATATCTTATTAGGACATCGAATTTTTAGTGAAGAAGCTAATCGTGTCATTGGTGGTTATATCTCTTACTCTACTCGTGATACTGGAAAGAGTAATTTTGATCAATTAGGATTGGGTTTTGAAACTTTAGGTGTTTGGGATTTTCGTTTTAACGCCTATCTTCCTTTGAATGGTTCAGAAAACCAAGTTGAACAGGCGAATCTGCCATTTTTTCAGGGTGATTCCTTAATGGTACAGCGATCGCGCTTTTTAGAAGTGGCTATGTCCGGTGTCGATGCGGAAGTTGGAACACGACTAGCTAGTCTGGGTAGTGGAGACTTGCGGGGTTATGCAGGCGTGTACTACTACTCTGGCGGAGAATCACGGGAGGCGTTTGGCTGGAAAACTAGAATAGAAGCTCGTCCTAATGATTTTTTGGGTTTCAGTCTGTCTCTGCAAAATGATGACTTATTTGACACGAGACTAGTTTTTAGTATCGGTGCTAATTTCCCTGGTAGCGGTGCAAGAAGAGGTAAGCCATCTAAAAATAGTGCTTTAACACGAATGGCGCAATCAGTAGACAATCAAGCTACCATCCTAGTTGCTGTGGAAAATAGAACGGATGTTTTTGCAGCAATGGTTGAACCAGAGGAGGAAGGTTCTACGAATAGTATTGATACTCCTACAAATAATACTGATAATAGTGAGCAATTAATCATTATTCACGTAGCTCCTGGTGGTACTGGTAACGGTACGTTTGAATCACCTTATGGCTCAATTGCTCAAGCTTTGGCGGTAGCTAAAGCAGACAATGTAATTTATGTCCGTTCTGATGAAAATACTGTCTTTCCACCATTTACAATTCCCAATGATGTACGCGTATTCTCTAGTAGCCCTGTACAAGTAGTTAACGTCAAGGGTTTAGGTATCGTCACTTTACCTTTATCCGGTAGCGGGATACATCCAACAATTACTGGAACTGTTAATAGTGGAAACGGACTGATTACTTTGGGTAATAATTCCGTGATTTCTGGATTTAATCTGCAAGTTGCTGGTAATGAGGGCGCAAGAGGTATACAGGGTATTAATATTAGCAATGTCATCATTGACAATAATAAGATTAGTAATCCTTTTGGAGAAGGTATTTATCTAGAAAATATTGCTGGAACAACCATCATTCACAGCAATACTATTAACAATGTTGTTGGTAATGCAATCAATCTATCTCAAGTCAGCACTACTGAAATTACTAATAATTTGATCAACAATATCACTGGTACAGGCATCTTGCTCACAAATGTCAGTGATACAAGCAGTATTACTAATAATACCATCAGTAATACAACTGGAGACGGCATACAGCTATCTCAAGTAATTTCACCTACAATTACTAACAATAGTATTACTAATTCAGGTAATCGAGGTATTTTCATAGAAAACTCTACTGGCACGATAAATATTAGTGATAACACCTTAACTGATAATAACCAAGAAGCTATAAAATTAACCGAAGTTACAGGCACAACTACTATTAATCAAAACACTATTAATGGTAGCAATAATAGTACAGGCATTGATATCGCTAATACTACAGGTGATATAAATCTGACAATTGCCAATAATAATTTGTCGGAAAACTTCAATGATATTCGAGTAGATTTATCTACTACCACTGGTACGTTACAAATTAACAACAATATCATTAGCAATCATGGCACAGCTATAGATTTGCAGTTAGTAGAAAATACCAACCTCACCAACGCCACTATTAACAATAACCAAATTACAGGTACAGCTACATCAACTACATCTCAAGGTATCCATCTCCAGGCTTATGATAATGCTGCTATTGGTGATTTTGAAGTTTCCGATAATACTATCAGCAATATGACAAATGGGGATGGAACGAACTTCCAACTCAATGGGAGCAGTACAGCTACATTCAATATTGCAGGTAACACAATTAGCAATATTCAAGATACTGATCCTGGAGACTTCAACTTTACTGAAGGCATCAATGTAGAAGTATTTGATAATGCCAAAGCTGAGATTACAGTTGCCAATAACAACATTTCCCAAGTTCCTGTGGGTAATGGTATTTATATGCAGTTTGCTGGTGGTGATAATGCTGGGAGTATTGATATTACAGATAATACTATTTCTCAAATCACTACAGAAGGAAATGGTATTGATTTACAATTCTTTGATAACTTTGACTCCAACACTAATATCAATACAACTGTAAATATTGCCAGAAATAATATCTCTGATATTCAAGGAACTGGCATTAATGCTTTCAACGAAACTCCAGATAATACAATCATTGTAACTGTTGATCAGAACACCATTAGTAATTCTTCTGGAGATGGCATCAATTTAAACGGTGTCAATAATGCCCAAGTTATTAATAACAACATTACAAATGCAGGTGAGCAAGGTATTCAAGTAGAAAATGCTAATGGGACTATCAATGTTGATAGCAATACCATTACTGATGCTCAACAAGAAAGCATTAGCTTATCGGAAGTGACGGGTACAGTCAGCGTTAGCCAGAATATTGTTAATGGCAATAACAATCATAATGGCATTACAATTACTAATATTCAAGGTGAAAGCAATCTCTTAGTCAATGGCAATACACTAACAGAAAACTTTAATGACATTCGTGTGAGTTTATCTAATACGACTGGTACAGTCGAGATTAATAATAATATCATTGAGAATTCTGGTACTGCTATAGATTTGCAGTTAGGAGAAAATACCAACCTCACCAACGCCACTATTAACAATAACCAAATTACAGGTACAGCTACATCAACTACATCTCAAGGTATCAATCTCCAGGCTTATGATAATGCTGCTATTGGTGATTTTGAAGTTTCCGATAATACTATCAGCAATATGACAAATGGGGATGGAACGAACTTCCAACTCAATGGGAGCAGTACAGCTACATTCAATATTGCAGGTAACACAATTAGCAATATTCAAGATACTGATCCTGGAGACTTCAACTTTACTGAAGGCATCAATGTAGAAGTATTTGATAATGCCAAAGCTGAGATTACAGTTGCCAATAACAACATTTCCCAAGTTCCTGTGGGTAATGGTATTTATATGCAGTTTGCTGGTGGTGATAATGCTGGGAGTATTGATATTACAGATAATACTATTTCTCAAATCACTACAGAAGGAAATGGTATTGATTTACAATTCTTTGATAACTTTGACTCCAACACTAATATCAATACAACTGTAAATATTGCCAGAAATAATATCTCTGATATTCAAGGAACTGGCATTAATGCTTTCAACAAAACTCCAGATAATACAATCATTGTAACTGTTGATCAGAACACCATTAGTAATTCTTTTCGAGATGGCATCAATTTAAACGGTGTCAATAATGCCCAAGTTATTAATAACAACATTACAAATGCAGGTGAGCAAGGTATTCAAGTAGAAAATGCTAATGGGACTATCAATGTTGATAGCAATACCATTACTGATGCTCAACAAGAAAGCATTAGCTTATCGGAAGTGACGGGTACAGTCAGCGTTAGCCAGAATATCGCTAATGGCAATAACAATCATAATGGAATTGCGATCGCTAACACTTCAAGCACAACAAATTTAACTGTCAATAGCAATCAACTGACGGAGAACTTTAATGATATTCGTGTAAGTTTATCTGATACAATCGGCACATTGCAAATTAATGACAACACCATCAGTAATAATGGTACTGCTATGGATGTACAGTTAGGAGCAAATACTAACTTAACCAGTGTTAGCCTCAACAATAATCAAATTACAGGGGTAGATGCTGATATCACATCATCAGGTATTAACCTCCAAGCTTTTGATAATGTGGTGGCTGGTAATGTGACTGCTGCTGGAAATACTATCAATACTATCACCAATGGCGATGGTATGAATTTCCAACTCAATGGCACTAGTACAGCTACTTTCCAAATCGCTACTAACATAATTAGCAATATCAGGGATACTGATGCTGGAGATGCCAATTTCACTGACGGTATTAACTTTGAAATTTTTGATGCTGCTGGTTCAACAGTAGAACTATCCAACAATGTAATTGATCAAATTCAGGGATATGGTATTAGTATTACCATTTTTAGCTCTGGTAGTGTTAATGTAACCATCAGTAATGATAATCAGATAACTAATACCCAAGACGGTGAAGTCTTTATTGCTCCCTAA
- a CDS encoding PhoX family protein, with product MSTLNRRQILVFFAGSVGAAVLGDKILDGFSSQAIAQTTLTFTPVRLPHPLPVYQQINSFLPTGIGQGQVLGASSDVKLTSYNVIDDVVVPPEYERYVIVGWGDKVFPNPDEYVGYNCDYTGFVPVVRSADEGYLWVNHEYVSFPISGLAPETPSDVQALTTTFTPVIGRSLPSSRNLELDGEFLYNLGGSITRISRRNIARRFVVVADAKNRRIHGLSGLGINSQRSDGYQSITAWGGRSYQQGDQNYLEGTGPAATQVFNLSSDGLGNKIIGTAYNCSGGTTPWGTILSAEENFQGGGPFFMGVTEAVKPDGTQVGYTAGTTGTTFGLVGEKYGWMVEIDPVNPNFRPKKHTWLGRYRHENIAMRVEAGKKLVAYLGDDRRGGHTWKFVSNGNVGTISSKTNSALFENGTLYVAKYNPDGTGEWIPLLLTTPTNPIPPTTLSSVEFAALGSAQRNGLLPLPRRNGIAGQTTDGGTFSCTRTNEATALPGYQNKTLQNFYTSQGAILCDAFLAANLVGGTPTARPEDIEVHPTTKEVFIAYTDGAPGSDGYPDSRIFQVAKLSGNVNATQQSGGLYKIIEGSADGTGTTFTWQKFAQGGEAGSIGGAGFANVDNLAFDNQGNVWGVTDMSTSTHNGFNVGASGNQNTINHSAAGNVSNFTGVFGNNWLFYIPTSGADAGKVIPFGYGPVRCEITGPTFLGDTLIVSVQHPGEDCPINDGTILSRSIEMLDLNGTTFNQTRTVPRGSSWPSNMPTADGGLGQSTGVPRPCVIGIRRKNSTSRFV from the coding sequence ATGTCTACACTTAATCGAAGACAAATTTTAGTCTTTTTTGCTGGTAGTGTTGGTGCTGCTGTCTTGGGAGACAAAATTCTAGATGGTTTTTCCAGTCAGGCAATAGCACAAACTACATTAACTTTTACACCTGTGCGTTTACCCCATCCTCTACCAGTTTATCAACAGATAAATAGTTTTTTACCCACAGGAATAGGACAAGGGCAAGTACTTGGGGCATCAAGTGATGTTAAATTAACTAGTTATAACGTCATTGATGATGTAGTTGTACCACCAGAATATGAACGTTATGTAATTGTTGGCTGGGGGGATAAAGTATTTCCTAACCCTGATGAATATGTCGGCTATAACTGTGATTATACAGGCTTTGTTCCCGTCGTTAGAAGTGCCGATGAAGGTTACTTGTGGGTAAATCACGAATATGTAAGTTTCCCGATTTCCGGTTTAGCGCCCGAAACCCCCTCTGACGTGCAAGCACTAACCACCACATTTACACCAGTAATTGGTCGTTCTTTACCATCTTCTAGAAACTTAGAACTAGATGGGGAATTTTTATACAACTTAGGTGGTTCAATTACCCGTATTTCTCGCCGTAACATAGCCAGACGTTTTGTAGTTGTTGCTGATGCCAAAAATCGTCGTATTCATGGGCTGTCTGGGTTAGGCATCAACAGTCAAAGAAGTGATGGATATCAGAGTATCACGGCTTGGGGTGGACGAAGTTATCAACAAGGCGACCAAAACTATTTAGAAGGTACTGGCCCAGCCGCTACACAAGTATTTAACCTCAGTTCTGATGGACTGGGTAACAAAATCATTGGTACTGCTTATAACTGCTCTGGTGGTACAACCCCTTGGGGAACTATCTTATCGGCGGAAGAAAACTTTCAAGGCGGTGGCCCATTTTTTATGGGTGTAACAGAAGCCGTTAAACCAGATGGGACACAAGTCGGTTATACAGCAGGAACCACAGGCACAACCTTCGGTTTAGTTGGCGAAAAATACGGCTGGATGGTAGAAATTGACCCCGTAAATCCTAATTTTCGTCCTAAAAAGCATACTTGGTTAGGTCGTTATCGTCATGAAAACATTGCCATGCGGGTAGAAGCAGGTAAAAAATTAGTTGCTTACCTGGGTGATGATAGACGCGGTGGACACACCTGGAAATTTGTCAGCAATGGTAATGTTGGCACAATCAGCAGTAAAACCAATAGCGCTTTATTTGAAAACGGTACTCTCTACGTTGCCAAATACAACCCAGATGGCACAGGGGAATGGATACCTCTACTATTAACTACTCCTACTAATCCTATTCCTCCCACCACCCTTTCCTCCGTGGAATTTGCCGCTTTAGGTTCAGCCCAAAGAAACGGTCTTTTACCCTTACCTAGACGTAACGGTATCGCTGGGCAAACTACTGATGGTGGTACATTTAGCTGTACACGTACCAACGAAGCTACTGCACTTCCAGGTTATCAGAACAAGACATTACAGAATTTTTACACCTCCCAAGGTGCTATTCTCTGTGATGCCTTTCTCGCAGCTAATCTAGTTGGGGGAACTCCCACCGCCCGTCCTGAAGACATCGAAGTTCACCCCACAACTAAAGAAGTATTCATTGCCTATACTGATGGCGCACCTGGTAGTGATGGTTATCCCGATTCCCGTATTTTCCAAGTTGCCAAATTAAGCGGTAATGTCAACGCTACCCAACAATCAGGCGGATTATACAAAATTATTGAAGGTAGTGCCGATGGTACAGGTACAACCTTTACATGGCAAAAATTCGCTCAAGGTGGGGAAGCTGGTTCAATTGGTGGTGCGGGTTTTGCTAACGTTGATAACTTGGCTTTTGACAACCAAGGTAACGTTTGGGGTGTAACTGATATGTCCACCAGCACCCACAACGGTTTTAATGTTGGTGCGTCTGGTAATCAAAACACCATTAATCATAGTGCTGCGGGTAATGTTTCCAACTTTACGGGTGTGTTTGGTAATAACTGGCTATTTTACATTCCTACTAGTGGGGCTGATGCTGGAAAAGTCATACCTTTTGGCTATGGGCCAGTTCGTTGTGAAATCACAGGCCCAACTTTTTTGGGTGATACTCTGATTGTTTCTGTGCAGCACCCAGGGGAAGATTGCCCGATTAACGATGGTACGATACTCAGTCGCAGCATTGAAATGTTGGATTTGAACGGCACTACATTTAATCAGACTCGCACTGTACCGCGTGGTAGTAGCTGGCCTAGTAATATGCCCACAGCCGACGGTGGACTAGGACAATCTACAGGTGTTCCTCGTCCTTGCGTAATTGGGATTCGCCGTAAAAATTCTACCAGTAGGTTTGTTTAA